Proteins from a single region of Gossypium arboreum isolate Shixiya-1 chromosome 1, ASM2569848v2, whole genome shotgun sequence:
- the LOC108464050 gene encoding glucuronoxylan 4-O-methyltransferase 1, with protein MRPKGSQALNFKVLLLGVFFAFLLLFVLRSSISSSQDDTSNLQTFAAAKTSNGVKESKSGANCSPSCDKIPRSLAQALIHYATSSITPQQTLKEISVTAKILEKKSPCNFLVFGLGHDSLMWSSLNYGGRTVFLEEDEAWIEQIRRRFPMLESYHVTYDSKVNQAENLMDVGRGPECTAIADPKYSMCQLALKGLPSEVYEMKWDLIMVDAPTGYYEDAPGRMTAIYTAGMMARNKEKGETDVFVHDVNRVVEDKFSMAFLCQGYMKKQEGRLRHFRIPSHKDSLERPFCPE; from the coding sequence ATGAGGCCTAAAGGCAGTCAAGCCCTCAATTTTAAGGTCCTCCTTTTAGgagttttctttgcttttctccTCCTTTTTGTGTTAAGATCAAGTATATCATCTTCCCAAGATGATACATCGAATTTACAAACATTTGCCGCAGCTAAAACCTCTAATGGTGTTAAAGAAAGCAAAAGTGGAGCAAATTGCTCGCCATCTTGTGACAAGATTCCACGCTCTCTAGCCCAAGCTCTCATTCACTACGCAACTTCGAGTATCACTCCGCAGCAAACACTGAAAGAAATCTCTGTCACTGCCAAAATTCTAGAGAAGAAGTCACCATGCAATTTCCTAGTATTTGGCCTAGGCCATGACAGCCTTATGTGGAGTTCCCTCAACTACGGTGGGCGAACAGTTTTCCTTGAAGAAGATGAGGCTTGGATTGAGCAAATCCGACGTCGGTTTCCCATGTTGGAGTCCTACCATGTGACGTATGATAGCAAGGTAAACCAAGCTGAGAATCTCATGGACGTGGGCAGAGGACCTGAATGCACAGCAATTGCTGACCCTAAATACTCAATGTGCCAACTTGCATTGAAAGGTTTGCCAAGTGAAGTTTATGAGATGAAATGGGACTTGATAATGGTAGATGCACCAACCGGATACTACGAGGACGCTCCGGGGAGGATGACCGCCATATACACCGCGGGTATGATGGCAAGGAATAAAGAGAAAGGAGAGACTGATGTGTTCGTGCATGATGTAAATAGGGTGGTCGAAGATAAGTTCTCCATGGCATTTTTATGCCAAGGGTACATGAAAAAGCAAGAAGGAAGGCTTAGACACTTCAGAATCCCTAGCCATAAGGATAGCTTGGAAAGACCCTTTTGCCCTGAGTGA